The region AAAACAGCACGCCACTCTCCGGGGGCAACAGTCAGTTCTGGGTGGCCTGCAGCGCCAGGGCGTAAGCGTCATTCTTACGCAAACCCTGCGCGGTGAGGCGGTCACGTATATCCCTGACCCCCAGTCCCGCCTGAGCCCATTCCCGTGCCAGCTGGGCAGGGTCCGTCACAGGCTGCGATGGATCAGGCTCACCTTCGGGCCTGCCCTCAACAACGACGACCAGTTCTCCCTTGACCGGGCCAGAAAAATGCTGAGCCAGGTCCTGCAGGGACCCGCGGCGGGTTTCCTCGAAACGCTTGGACAATTCGCGGGTCACGCTGGCCGGCCGCAGAGGTCCGCAGGCTGCCGCCAGATCCGTCAGCGTGGCCAGCAGGCGGTGAGGGCTTTCATACAGCACGCTGGTCTCTGCACGGGCCGCGATCAGGGCAAGGCGTGATTTTCGTTCGCGGCCTGACCGCGGCAGAAAGCCTTCAAAGGTGAACCGGGCACCGGGCAATCCCGAAAGCACCAGCGCGGGAACAAACGCCGTGGCTCCTGGCAGCACCTCCACTGGAATGTCAGCGTCCAGGGCGGCACGCACCAGTTCGGCGCCCGGGTCGCTGATTCCCGGAGTCCCGGCGTCACTGACGTAAGCCAGCCGCGCATGACGCTCCAGAACCTGAGGTGCGCGGTGCATGGTGTGGGCGTCAAGCCGCACCAGGGGCCGGCGGATGCCCAGGAAAGCCATCAGGGCGCCGGTCCGCCGGGTGTCCTCACACGCCACCGCATCGGCAGCACGGAGAACGTTCAGGGCGCGCAGGGTGATGTCACCCAGATTG is a window of Deinococcus deserti VCD115 DNA encoding:
- the rsmI gene encoding 16S rRNA (cytidine(1402)-2'-O)-methyltransferase gives rise to the protein MSPIPEGPRVWLVPTPVGNLGDITLRALNVLRAADAVACEDTRRTGALMAFLGIRRPLVRLDAHTMHRAPQVLERHARLAYVSDAGTPGISDPGAELVRAALDADIPVEVLPGATAFVPALVLSGLPGARFTFEGFLPRSGRERKSRLALIAARAETSVLYESPHRLLATLTDLAAACGPLRPASVTRELSKRFEETRRGSLQDLAQHFSGPVKGELVVVVEGRPEGEPDPSQPVTDPAQLAREWAQAGLGVRDIRDRLTAQGLRKNDAYALALQATQN